The Panicum virgatum strain AP13 chromosome 5K, P.virgatum_v5, whole genome shotgun sequence genome has a window encoding:
- the LOC120708400 gene encoding F-box protein At2g41170-like isoform X1: MLPLLLISTVPAFTLLLVAPASKPGCKLARELGLLVLLLATELLRHATAAGRRLRGRGREPERGARTMPAPPRPRPAALAAPGEAAEAEAEAAPAAAAAGLPLLDLAELALDRVLEELSPASLAAMACVCAALRDRCSADALWERHLRAKWGRVLGAAARKEWEAELGARVARASAPRPPRRRSWVESLPCAWPISWIACRWLKADATPAPAAVAAEPAPAAPPTDTVAAWYRALECGEFWFPAQVYNREQDGHVGFVLSCYDAHLRYDRRTDTFTARYPPHGRKPAKEEAGVQWSRIRAPPVGTPAHELHASDCLEALRPCDHFEIQWRKNKDFPYGWWYGVVGHQAPCNPSEHLCRCHEDDTIVLEFQHYAPGSRWRQTTVSRKDHRETGDEADGFYGGIRKLQTKDEISTWRRFWPVDVLN, translated from the exons ATGCTTCCGCTGCTGCTTATATCCACGGTCCCGGCCTTCACGCTGCTCCTCGTCGCGCCCGCCAGCAAGCCCGGCTGCAAGCTCGCgcgggagctcggcctccttgtgctgctgctcgccacggagctgctgcgccacgccaccgccgcggggaggcggctgcggggccggggccgggagcCGGAGCGCGGCGCGAGGACGATGCCAGCTCCGCCCAGGCCGAGGCCGGCCGCATTGGCGGcgccgggggaggcggcggaggcggaggcggaggcggcgcccgccgcggcggcagcggggctcCCGCTGCTCGACCTCGCGGAGCTCGCGCTGGACCGCGTGCTGGAGGAGCTCTCGCCGGCCTCGCTCGCCGCGATGGCGTGCGTGTGCGCCGCGCTCAGGGACCGGTGCTCCGCCGACGCGCTGTGGGAGCGCCACCTCCGCGCCAAGTGGGGGCGcgtgctgggcgccgccgcgcggaagGAGTgggaggcggagctcggcgcCAGGGTCGCCCgcgcgagcgcgccgcggccgccccgccgcagGAGCTGGGTGGAGTCGCTGCCCTGCGCGTGGCCCATATCCTGGATCGCCTGCCGCTGGCTCAAGGCGGACGCCACCCCGGcaccggccgccgtcgccgccgagcccgcgcccgccgcgccaccgaCGGACACGGTGGCCGCGTGGTACCGCGCGCTCGAGTGCGGCGAGTTCTGGTTCCCCGCGCAGGTGTACAACCGCGAG CAGGACGGGCACGTCGGCTTCGTGCTCTCGTGCTACGACGCGCACCTCCGCTACGACCGGCGAACGGACACCTTCACGGCGAG GTACCCGCCGCACGGCCGGAAGCCGgccaaggaggaggccggcgtgcagtggagcaggatccgcgcgccgccggtgggCACGCCGGCGCACGAGCTGCACGCGTCGGACTGCCTGGAGGCGCTGCGCCCCTGCGACCACTTCGAGATCCAGTGGCGCAAGAACAAGGACTTCCCATACG GCTGGTGGTATGGCGTCGTGGGTCACCAGGCACCGTGCAACCCGAGCGAGCATCTGTGTCGCTGCCACGAGGACG ATACGATCGTCCTGGAGTTCCAGCACTACGCCCCCGGGTCGCGGTGGAGGCAGACCACCGTGAGCAGGAAGGATCACAGGGAGACGGGGGACGAGGCCGACGGCTTCTACGGGGGCATCAGGAAGCTGCAGACCAAGGACGAGATCTCGACGTGGCGCCGATTCTGGCCCGTGGACGTCCTCAACTGA
- the LOC120708399 gene encoding rhomboid-like protein 20 isoform X4 — MNGGLPGFHNAPASRAVVVASALFSVPFGFRGRFLDLGLSYQNVYERLSIWRLITSLFAFSSTPELIFGAALLYYFRVFERQIGSNKYAVFIVFSTMVSVLLQILALGYLKDPSINPLTSGPYGLIFASYVPFFFDIPVSMRFRIFRLSLSDKSFVYLAGLQLLCSSGRRSVVPGVSGIIAGLLYRLNTFGIRRLKFPEFVTSLFSRVSWPFSSNPYQGLPTTENDANISSPQDVSTLTKDVNLELIPFYSLCTQLPKTPQNPLLPRSCPWASIVALPFKRLY, encoded by the exons ATGAACGGCGGGCTCCCTGGATTCC ACAATGCGCCGGCATCGAGGGCCGTGGTCGTCGCCTCCGCGCTCTTCTCCGTCCCCTTCGGCTTCCGCGGCCGCTTCCTCGACCTCGGCCTTTCCTACCAG AATGTTTACGAAAGGCTGAGTATATGGAGGCTTATTACCTCGTTGTTTGCTTTCTCGTCGACCCCTGAGCTGATATTTGGAGCCGCGCTGCTGTACTACTTCAGGGTGTTCGAAAGGCAAATAGGTTCTAACAAGTATGCT GTCTTCATTGTATTCTCAACCATGGTGTCTGTCCTGCTTCAGATCCTTGCTTTAGGTTACCTGAAAG ATCCTTCTATAAATCCTCTGACGTCAGGACCCTATGGCCTCATTTTTGCATCTTATGTGCCATTCTTCTTTGACATTCCGGTCTCAATGAGGTTCCGCATATTTCGACTGAGCTTAAGTGATAAGTCATTTGTATATTTGGCTGGACTCCAG CTTCTTTGCTCATCTGGAAGACGTTCTGTTGTACCTGGAGTTTCTGGCATAATAGCTGGCCTTTTGTATCGCCTGAATACATTTGGCATCCGCAGGTTGAAG TTCCCAGAGTTTGTAACATCACTCTTCTCGCGGGTATCGTGGCCCTTTTCTAGCAATCCTTATCAAGGGTTGCCGACTACAGAAAATGATGCAAACATTTCTTCTCCCCAG GATGTGAGCACCTTAACCAAAGATGTTAATCTCGAACTGATCCCATTTTATAG CCTGTGCACACAGCTACCCAAGACCCCCCAGAATCCTCTATTGCCGCGCTCGTGTCCATGGGCTTCGATCGTAGCTCTGCCGTTCAAGCGCTTGTATTGA
- the LOC120708399 gene encoding rhomboid-like protein 20 isoform X3, whose amino-acid sequence MNGGLPGFHNAPASRAVVVASALFSVPFGFRGRFLDLGLSYQNVYERLSIWRLITSLFAFSSTPELIFGAALLYYFRVFERQIGSNKYAVFIVFSTMVSVLLQILALGYLKDPSINPLTSGPYGLIFASYVPFFFDIPVSMRFRIFRLSLSDKSFVYLAGLQLLCSSGRRSVVPGVSGIIAGLLYRLNTFGIRRLKFPEFVTSLFSRVSWPFSSNPYQGLPTTENDANISSPQPVHTATQDPPESSIAALVSMGFDRSSAVQALVLTNNDVNLASNILLEAQALQQ is encoded by the exons ATGAACGGCGGGCTCCCTGGATTCC ACAATGCGCCGGCATCGAGGGCCGTGGTCGTCGCCTCCGCGCTCTTCTCCGTCCCCTTCGGCTTCCGCGGCCGCTTCCTCGACCTCGGCCTTTCCTACCAG AATGTTTACGAAAGGCTGAGTATATGGAGGCTTATTACCTCGTTGTTTGCTTTCTCGTCGACCCCTGAGCTGATATTTGGAGCCGCGCTGCTGTACTACTTCAGGGTGTTCGAAAGGCAAATAGGTTCTAACAAGTATGCT GTCTTCATTGTATTCTCAACCATGGTGTCTGTCCTGCTTCAGATCCTTGCTTTAGGTTACCTGAAAG ATCCTTCTATAAATCCTCTGACGTCAGGACCCTATGGCCTCATTTTTGCATCTTATGTGCCATTCTTCTTTGACATTCCGGTCTCAATGAGGTTCCGCATATTTCGACTGAGCTTAAGTGATAAGTCATTTGTATATTTGGCTGGACTCCAG CTTCTTTGCTCATCTGGAAGACGTTCTGTTGTACCTGGAGTTTCTGGCATAATAGCTGGCCTTTTGTATCGCCTGAATACATTTGGCATCCGCAGGTTGAAG TTCCCAGAGTTTGTAACATCACTCTTCTCGCGGGTATCGTGGCCCTTTTCTAGCAATCCTTATCAAGGGTTGCCGACTACAGAAAATGATGCAAACATTTCTTCTCCCCAG CCTGTGCACACAGCTACCCAAGACCCCCCAGAATCCTCTATTGCCGCGCTCGTGTCCATGGGCTTCGATCGTAGCTCTGCCGTTCAAGCGCTTGTATTGACAAACAATGATGTTAATTTGGCCTCGAACATTCTGCTTGAAGCACAAGCTCTGCAGCAATGA
- the LOC120708399 gene encoding rhomboid-like protein 20 isoform X1, producing MNGGLPGFHNAPASRAVVVASALFSVPFGFRGRFLDLGLSYQNVYERLSIWRLITSLFAFSSTPELIFGAALLYYFRVFERQIGSNKYAVFIVFSTMVSVLLQILALGYLKDPSINPLTSGPYGLIFASYVPFFFDIPVSMRFRIFRLSLSDKSFVYLAGLQLLCSSGRRSVVPGVSGIIAGLLYRLNTFGIRRLKFPEFVTSLFSRVSWPFSSNPYQGLPTTENDANISSPQVHQTQPVHTATQDPPESSIAALVSMGFDRSSAVQALVLTNNDVNLASNILLEAQALQQ from the exons ATGAACGGCGGGCTCCCTGGATTCC ACAATGCGCCGGCATCGAGGGCCGTGGTCGTCGCCTCCGCGCTCTTCTCCGTCCCCTTCGGCTTCCGCGGCCGCTTCCTCGACCTCGGCCTTTCCTACCAG AATGTTTACGAAAGGCTGAGTATATGGAGGCTTATTACCTCGTTGTTTGCTTTCTCGTCGACCCCTGAGCTGATATTTGGAGCCGCGCTGCTGTACTACTTCAGGGTGTTCGAAAGGCAAATAGGTTCTAACAAGTATGCT GTCTTCATTGTATTCTCAACCATGGTGTCTGTCCTGCTTCAGATCCTTGCTTTAGGTTACCTGAAAG ATCCTTCTATAAATCCTCTGACGTCAGGACCCTATGGCCTCATTTTTGCATCTTATGTGCCATTCTTCTTTGACATTCCGGTCTCAATGAGGTTCCGCATATTTCGACTGAGCTTAAGTGATAAGTCATTTGTATATTTGGCTGGACTCCAG CTTCTTTGCTCATCTGGAAGACGTTCTGTTGTACCTGGAGTTTCTGGCATAATAGCTGGCCTTTTGTATCGCCTGAATACATTTGGCATCCGCAGGTTGAAG TTCCCAGAGTTTGTAACATCACTCTTCTCGCGGGTATCGTGGCCCTTTTCTAGCAATCCTTATCAAGGGTTGCCGACTACAGAAAATGATGCAAACATTTCTTCTCCCCAGGTACATCAAACTCAG CCTGTGCACACAGCTACCCAAGACCCCCCAGAATCCTCTATTGCCGCGCTCGTGTCCATGGGCTTCGATCGTAGCTCTGCCGTTCAAGCGCTTGTATTGACAAACAATGATGTTAATTTGGCCTCGAACATTCTGCTTGAAGCACAAGCTCTGCAGCAATGA
- the LOC120708399 gene encoding rhomboid-like protein 20 isoform X2, protein MNGGLPGFHNAPASRAVVVASALFSVPFGFRGRFLDLGLSYQNVYERLSIWRLITSLFAFSSTPELIFGAALLYYFRVFERQIGSNKYAVFIVFSTMVSVLLQILALGYLKDPSINPLTSGPYGLIFASYVPFFFDIPVSMRFRIFRLSLSDKSFVYLAGLQLLCSSGRRSVVPGVSGIIAGLLYRLNTFGIRRLKFPEFVTSLFSRVSWPFSSNPYQGLPTTENDANISSPQVHQTQDVSTLTKDVNLELIPFYSLCTQLPKTPQNPLLPRSCPWASIVALPFKRLY, encoded by the exons ATGAACGGCGGGCTCCCTGGATTCC ACAATGCGCCGGCATCGAGGGCCGTGGTCGTCGCCTCCGCGCTCTTCTCCGTCCCCTTCGGCTTCCGCGGCCGCTTCCTCGACCTCGGCCTTTCCTACCAG AATGTTTACGAAAGGCTGAGTATATGGAGGCTTATTACCTCGTTGTTTGCTTTCTCGTCGACCCCTGAGCTGATATTTGGAGCCGCGCTGCTGTACTACTTCAGGGTGTTCGAAAGGCAAATAGGTTCTAACAAGTATGCT GTCTTCATTGTATTCTCAACCATGGTGTCTGTCCTGCTTCAGATCCTTGCTTTAGGTTACCTGAAAG ATCCTTCTATAAATCCTCTGACGTCAGGACCCTATGGCCTCATTTTTGCATCTTATGTGCCATTCTTCTTTGACATTCCGGTCTCAATGAGGTTCCGCATATTTCGACTGAGCTTAAGTGATAAGTCATTTGTATATTTGGCTGGACTCCAG CTTCTTTGCTCATCTGGAAGACGTTCTGTTGTACCTGGAGTTTCTGGCATAATAGCTGGCCTTTTGTATCGCCTGAATACATTTGGCATCCGCAGGTTGAAG TTCCCAGAGTTTGTAACATCACTCTTCTCGCGGGTATCGTGGCCCTTTTCTAGCAATCCTTATCAAGGGTTGCCGACTACAGAAAATGATGCAAACATTTCTTCTCCCCAGGTACATCAAACTCAG GATGTGAGCACCTTAACCAAAGATGTTAATCTCGAACTGATCCCATTTTATAG CCTGTGCACACAGCTACCCAAGACCCCCCAGAATCCTCTATTGCCGCGCTCGTGTCCATGGGCTTCGATCGTAGCTCTGCCGTTCAAGCGCTTGTATTGA
- the LOC120708400 gene encoding F-box protein At2g41170-like isoform X2, which yields MLPLLLISTVPAFTLLLVAPASKPGCKLARELGLLVLLLATELLRHATAAGRRLRGRGREPERGARTMPAPPRPRPAALAAPGEAAEAEAEAAPAAAAAGLPLLDLAELALDRVLEELSPASLAAMACVCAALRDRCSADALWERHLRAKWGRVLGAAARKEWEAELGARVARASAPRPPRRRSWVESLPCAWPISWIACRWLKADATPAPAAVAAEPAPAAPPTDTVAAWYRALECGEFWFPAQVYNREDGHVGFVLSCYDAHLRYDRRTDTFTARYPPHGRKPAKEEAGVQWSRIRAPPVGTPAHELHASDCLEALRPCDHFEIQWRKNKDFPYGWWYGVVGHQAPCNPSEHLCRCHEDDTIVLEFQHYAPGSRWRQTTVSRKDHRETGDEADGFYGGIRKLQTKDEISTWRRFWPVDVLN from the exons ATGCTTCCGCTGCTGCTTATATCCACGGTCCCGGCCTTCACGCTGCTCCTCGTCGCGCCCGCCAGCAAGCCCGGCTGCAAGCTCGCgcgggagctcggcctccttgtgctgctgctcgccacggagctgctgcgccacgccaccgccgcggggaggcggctgcggggccggggccgggagcCGGAGCGCGGCGCGAGGACGATGCCAGCTCCGCCCAGGCCGAGGCCGGCCGCATTGGCGGcgccgggggaggcggcggaggcggaggcggaggcggcgcccgccgcggcggcagcggggctcCCGCTGCTCGACCTCGCGGAGCTCGCGCTGGACCGCGTGCTGGAGGAGCTCTCGCCGGCCTCGCTCGCCGCGATGGCGTGCGTGTGCGCCGCGCTCAGGGACCGGTGCTCCGCCGACGCGCTGTGGGAGCGCCACCTCCGCGCCAAGTGGGGGCGcgtgctgggcgccgccgcgcggaagGAGTgggaggcggagctcggcgcCAGGGTCGCCCgcgcgagcgcgccgcggccgccccgccgcagGAGCTGGGTGGAGTCGCTGCCCTGCGCGTGGCCCATATCCTGGATCGCCTGCCGCTGGCTCAAGGCGGACGCCACCCCGGcaccggccgccgtcgccgccgagcccgcgcccgccgcgccaccgaCGGACACGGTGGCCGCGTGGTACCGCGCGCTCGAGTGCGGCGAGTTCTGGTTCCCCGCGCAGGTGTACAACCGCGAG GACGGGCACGTCGGCTTCGTGCTCTCGTGCTACGACGCGCACCTCCGCTACGACCGGCGAACGGACACCTTCACGGCGAG GTACCCGCCGCACGGCCGGAAGCCGgccaaggaggaggccggcgtgcagtggagcaggatccgcgcgccgccggtgggCACGCCGGCGCACGAGCTGCACGCGTCGGACTGCCTGGAGGCGCTGCGCCCCTGCGACCACTTCGAGATCCAGTGGCGCAAGAACAAGGACTTCCCATACG GCTGGTGGTATGGCGTCGTGGGTCACCAGGCACCGTGCAACCCGAGCGAGCATCTGTGTCGCTGCCACGAGGACG ATACGATCGTCCTGGAGTTCCAGCACTACGCCCCCGGGTCGCGGTGGAGGCAGACCACCGTGAGCAGGAAGGATCACAGGGAGACGGGGGACGAGGCCGACGGCTTCTACGGGGGCATCAGGAAGCTGCAGACCAAGGACGAGATCTCGACGTGGCGCCGATTCTGGCCCGTGGACGTCCTCAACTGA